The Thermanaerovibrio acidaminovorans DSM 6589 genome contains a region encoding:
- a CDS encoding sulfurtransferase — MDVPVSAPVSIPGASSDVTLESKEAPKEKEAPKEEVRGMTAQEVFKDVEFLKREEVYVTPSWLAANLGRVVVLDARAQALYLKGHVPGAVNAEWTHFVRLGGRPGDSGWGVRLPMPELARRLGALGVDGERTVVVYGDLGGWGQEGFLFWVMRSYGIRKVKILEGGYTGWLSSGGRRDLVPHRGKGGRMPRLSDKDDTRWNVDIKWLSENLDKVKVIDVRTQPEYEGARFFQERRGGRIPGALHLPFDSLFTKEGALKGQDEIRALMEGLGVSPQDVVIVYDTAGVRGAYACVALRMSGYYARNVDEGFQRWAGMPDLPVSTGRP; from the coding sequence GTGGACGTCCCGGTTTCCGCCCCCGTTTCAATCCCTGGTGCCTCTTCGGATGTGACCTTGGAGTCTAAGGAGGCGCCCAAGGAGAAGGAGGCGCCCAAGGAGGAGGTTCGGGGCATGACCGCCCAGGAGGTCTTCAAGGATGTGGAGTTCCTGAAGCGGGAGGAGGTCTACGTGACCCCCTCCTGGCTTGCGGCGAACCTTGGCAGGGTGGTGGTGCTGGACGCCCGGGCCCAGGCGCTGTACCTGAAGGGTCACGTGCCCGGGGCGGTGAACGCCGAGTGGACCCATTTTGTTCGGTTGGGTGGGCGTCCTGGGGACAGCGGCTGGGGGGTCCGGCTTCCCATGCCGGAGCTGGCCCGGCGGCTTGGTGCCCTTGGGGTTGATGGGGAGAGGACCGTGGTGGTCTACGGGGATCTTGGGGGCTGGGGGCAGGAGGGTTTCCTGTTCTGGGTCATGAGGAGCTACGGGATCAGGAAGGTGAAGATCCTGGAGGGGGGGTACACCGGCTGGCTGAGCTCCGGCGGTCGGCGGGACCTGGTGCCTCACCGGGGCAAGGGGGGCAGGATGCCCCGGCTTTCCGACAAGGACGACACCCGGTGGAACGTGGACATCAAGTGGCTTTCTGAGAACCTGGACAAGGTCAAGGTGATAGACGTGAGGACCCAGCCGGAGTACGAGGGTGCCCGGTTCTTCCAGGAGCGGCGGGGTGGCCGGATACCCGGGGCTTTGCACCTTCCGTTCGACAGCCTCTTCACCAAGGAGGGGGCGTTGAAGGGTCAGGATGAGATCCGGGCCCTGATGGAGGGTCTTGGGGTCTCTCCCCAGGACGTGGTGATCGTTTACGACACCGCGGGGGTCAGGGGGGCCTACGCTTGCGTGGCGCTCAGGATGAGCGGCTACTACGCCAGGAACGTGGACGAGGGTTTCCAGCGTTGGGCGGGGATGCCGGACCTTCCGGTCTCCACCGGTCGGCCGTAG